The DNA segment TTTGATGGTGGTGCTTGTTTTACGCTTTTTTATCGGAATGGGATTAGGTGGAGAATTACCTGTTGCTTCCACACTTGTTAGTGAAAGCGTTGAAACCCATGAACGAGGTCGTATTGTTGTTTTATTAGAGAGTTTTTGGGCGGTCGGTTGGCTAATTGCTGCGTTGATTGCTTATTTTATTATTCCTGATTATGGCTGGCGTATGGCTATGCTATTAAGCGCATTACCTGCGGTATATGCCCTCTATTTACGCTCAAAATTACCCGAACCTACCTCATCGTCTATTTCACAGAAAAAAACACGTTTATCAATTCGCCAATCAATGGCGTTAATTTGGTCACCACAATATCGCCGCTCAACGTTAATGTTGTGGATCTTATGGTTTTGTGTGGTTTTCTCTTATTACGGTATTTTCTTGTGGTTGCCTAGTGTTGCCATGTTAAAAGGTTTTAGTTTAATTAAGAGCTTCCAATATGTGCTTATTATGACATTAGCACAGTTGCCTGGTTATTTTACGGCAGCTTGGTTAATTGAGCGCTATGGGCGAAAGTTTGTTTTAGTGACTTATTTAGCTGGAACCGCCATTAGTGCTTATTATTTCAGTGTGGCTGACTCTACTGCAACATTGCTTATTTTCGGTATGTTGTTATCGTTCTTTAATTTGGGCGCATGGGGGGCTTTATATGCTTATACACCAGAACAATACCCCGATGGAATTCGGACAACTGGTGCCGGAACAGCAACCGCAATAGGGCGTATTGGTGGAATATTAGGACCTTTAATGGTGGGATATTTGGTTCAATATCAATTTGAAATAAGCTCTATATTTTTGATTTTCAGTTTTTCGATTGTGATTGGAATATTAGCGGTGATGTTATTGGGTCAAGAGACAAAAAATAAACCACTTAACTCAATTTAGTCATGCTTTGTGCGACTAAAAATATAGAATTTCTCCTTCTTGTAATATGATAGCAGTTAAGATTTTTATGAGAAAAAGGAGATAACGATGTCTCATTATGATGAAGTGGTTAAACAGGTTGATGATGCTATTGCGACAACCAGTATTCAAACCATGAACGAACTTTTAGTGGAATTAGGTAAAAATAA comes from the Proteus appendicitidis genome and includes:
- a CDS encoding MFS transporter; translated protein: MTTASQTGKAPEAISRNKLLCIAGMGWTFDAMDVGLLAFLLTALKEDWGLTASQLGWIGSVNSIGMAIGAFVFGIMADRKGRKPVFIFTLLLFSLGCGLTALASSLMVVLVLRFFIGMGLGGELPVASTLVSESVETHERGRIVVLLESFWAVGWLIAALIAYFIIPDYGWRMAMLLSALPAVYALYLRSKLPEPTSSSISQKKTRLSIRQSMALIWSPQYRRSTLMLWILWFCVVFSYYGIFLWLPSVAMLKGFSLIKSFQYVLIMTLAQLPGYFTAAWLIERYGRKFVLVTYLAGTAISAYYFSVADSTATLLIFGMLLSFFNLGAWGALYAYTPEQYPDGIRTTGAGTATAIGRIGGILGPLMVGYLVQYQFEISSIFLIFSFSIVIGILAVMLLGQETKNKPLNSI
- a CDS encoding DUF2526 family protein → MSHYDEVVKQVDDAIATTSIQTMNELLVELGKNKTIEFPLRYEQQERLRTAIFHHGEKQR